In Polaribacter sp. Hel_I_88, the following proteins share a genomic window:
- a CDS encoding RNA polymerase sigma factor, with protein MKPTKQLHQTIINQCKNNDAKAQMQLYNLYCKAMFLIAYRYVKDRFLAEDVMQDAFIKAFKNIDTYKNEVAFGAWLKRIVINQSIDYLKKNKLDLVSINDEIITITEDENWQIDCEISADEIVDKIKLLKEKYRLVLSLYLIEGYDHQEIAQVLNITENTSRTNLLRGKKLLREQLKDTSYAARY; from the coding sequence ATGAAACCAACCAAACAATTACATCAAACTATAATTAACCAATGCAAAAACAACGATGCAAAGGCGCAAATGCAATTGTATAATTTGTATTGTAAAGCGATGTTTTTAATTGCTTATAGATATGTAAAAGATCGTTTTTTAGCAGAAGATGTAATGCAAGATGCTTTTATAAAGGCATTTAAAAATATTGATACCTATAAGAATGAAGTCGCTTTTGGAGCTTGGTTAAAACGGATTGTCATCAACCAAAGTATTGATTATTTAAAGAAAAATAAGTTGGATTTAGTTTCGATAAATGATGAGATTATAACTATTACAGAAGATGAAAATTGGCAAATTGATTGTGAAATTTCTGCAGATGAAATTGTAGATAAAATTAAATTATTAAAGGAAAAATATCGCTTGGTTTTAAGTTTGTATTTGATAGAAGGTTATGATCATCAAGAAATTGCACAAGTTTTAAACATTACCGAAAATACATCTAGAACAAATTTGCTAAGAGGGAAAAAATTATTGAGAGAACAGTTAAAAGACACGAGTTATGCAGCAAGATATTAG
- the meaB gene encoding methylmalonyl Co-A mutase-associated GTPase MeaB: MDKNKSALQENEGVLKPKTTHFLSAEKIKRNRAKQHTVEQFVSKILEGNITFLSRAITLVESTNVNHQKKANEILERCLPFANKSVRIGITGVPGVGKSTFIESFGKYLTSQHKKVAVLAVDPSSSVHKGSILGDKTRMEELVTDKNAFIRPSPSGTSLGGVAQKTRESIILCEAAGFDTIIIETVGVGQSETVVHSMVDFFLLLKLAGAGDELQGIKRGIIEMADAIVINKADGENEKNAKIAKVEFNRALHLYPIKESNWQPKVLTASALHNLGIEKIDNMIVDYITLTKENNYFDKKRNQQNKYWLLSTIEQQLKANFYNNPLIKNALTQEITALENGKTTPFNAAKRLLEL; the protein is encoded by the coding sequence ATGGATAAAAATAAATCTGCTTTACAAGAAAATGAAGGTGTTTTAAAACCTAAAACAACCCATTTTTTAAGTGCGGAAAAAATAAAAAGAAATAGAGCAAAACAGCATACTGTTGAACAATTTGTATCCAAAATTTTGGAGGGTAATATTACTTTTTTAAGTAGAGCCATTACTTTGGTTGAAAGCACCAATGTAAATCATCAAAAAAAAGCAAACGAAATTCTAGAACGTTGTTTGCCTTTTGCAAATAAATCTGTTAGAATCGGAATTACTGGAGTTCCTGGCGTTGGCAAAAGTACCTTCATAGAATCTTTTGGAAAATACTTAACAAGTCAACATAAAAAAGTAGCTGTTCTGGCTGTTGATCCTAGTAGTTCTGTACATAAAGGTTCTATTTTAGGTGATAAAACTAGAATGGAAGAATTAGTAACTGATAAAAATGCGTTTATCAGACCTTCACCTTCTGGAACTTCTTTAGGTGGTGTTGCTCAAAAAACACGCGAATCTATAATTCTTTGTGAAGCTGCTGGTTTTGATACCATAATTATTGAAACTGTTGGAGTTGGGCAATCTGAAACTGTGGTGCATTCTATGGTTGATTTCTTTTTGTTGCTAAAACTAGCTGGTGCTGGAGATGAATTGCAAGGGATAAAACGTGGAATTATAGAAATGGCAGATGCAATTGTTATCAACAAAGCAGATGGTGAAAATGAAAAAAACGCAAAAATTGCCAAAGTTGAATTTAACAGAGCATTGCATTTATACCCAATTAAAGAAAGTAATTGGCAACCAAAAGTTTTAACGGCAAGTGCTTTGCATAATTTAGGTATCGAAAAAATCGACAACATGATTGTGGATTATATTACTTTGACAAAAGAGAATAATTATTTTGATAAAAAACGAAATCAGCAAAATAAATATTGGCTGTTATCTACCATTGAACAACAATTAAAGGCTAACTTTTATAATAATCCTTTGATAAAAAATGCGCTAACCCAAGAAATTACAGCTTTAGAAAATGGCAAAACAACGCCTTTTAATGCTGCTAAACGATTGTTGGAATTATAA
- a CDS encoding class I SAM-dependent methyltransferase, whose translation MKNIFLLFLIFISTSCISSQEKKQQTATYTFKKGDYNGIGKWYLGREIAYVMGYEGINWLERSTREKEEETSKLIKNMAIKTTDVIADIGAGSGYHVFKMAPIANKGKIYAVDIQPEMLNAILTNTYFETYKNVELVQGDEQSVNLPENTFDKVLMVDVYHEFNFPKEMILSIKKSLKKNGKIYLIEYRMEDETVPIKTIHKMSEKQAVKELKAAGFKLEKNMDNLPWQHCMVFVKI comes from the coding sequence ATGAAAAACATCTTCCTTCTATTTCTTATTTTTATTTCAACTTCTTGCATTTCATCCCAAGAAAAAAAACAACAAACAGCAACATATACTTTTAAAAAAGGGGATTACAATGGCATTGGGAAATGGTATTTAGGCAGAGAAATTGCTTATGTAATGGGCTATGAAGGTATTAATTGGTTGGAACGTTCTACTCGTGAAAAAGAGGAAGAAACGTCTAAATTGATTAAAAATATGGCAATAAAGACCACTGATGTTATTGCAGATATTGGTGCAGGTTCTGGCTATCACGTTTTTAAAATGGCACCAATTGCAAACAAAGGTAAAATATATGCTGTAGATATTCAACCAGAGATGCTAAATGCAATTTTAACCAATACTTATTTTGAGACTTATAAAAATGTTGAGTTGGTTCAAGGTGATGAGCAATCTGTAAACCTACCAGAAAATACCTTTGATAAAGTTTTAATGGTTGATGTGTATCACGAATTTAATTTCCCCAAAGAAATGATTTTATCTATCAAAAAATCTTTAAAGAAAAACGGAAAAATTTATTTAATAGAATACAGAATGGAAGATGAAACAGTGCCCATAAAAACAATTCATAAAATGAGCGAAAAACAAGCTGTAAAAGAACTAAAAGCTGCTGGTTTTAAACTTGAAAAAAATATGGATAATTTGCCTTGGCAACATTGTATGGTTTTTGTTAAAATTTAA
- a CDS encoding serine hydrolase, with amino-acid sequence MINSRKKIILLTLVVFSTLFFAFISFNAEIEEQPQPEKPIAEEESILPISLEYFPETVVKKVNSKLDSLLKRINKRHDFHGAVLVAKKGKIVYSNQVGFADFRKKIPLKNESIFQLASVSKQFTAAAIMQLKEQHKIKLADTINVYLPDFPYKNITIANLLNHTSGLPKYFWVAEHEWKEKNAPSNADLMKILPFSKAQRFFKPGRNFDYSNTGYFVLASIVEKVSGVSFGEYLHKNIFEPLDMQNSFVYSYQNDTVRRNQLIGYRLYRGWKHIKIGNTVNDAIVGDKNVYSNAEDLYKWTVALNSGEFLNKESIALMYTPGKTIYGRKVPYGFGFRMDKLKEDYVYHYGKWNGFSTALTNYINDDVIVIILEHTSYNSLRYLNRKVKEIVNNNLDV; translated from the coding sequence ATGATTAATTCCCGAAAAAAAATAATACTTTTAACTTTAGTAGTTTTTAGCACGCTCTTTTTTGCGTTTATCAGTTTTAATGCTGAAATAGAAGAACAGCCACAACCAGAAAAACCAATAGCGGAAGAAGAAAGTATTCTACCAATTTCTTTAGAATATTTTCCAGAAACGGTTGTAAAAAAAGTAAATTCTAAATTAGATTCTTTGTTAAAAAGAATTAATAAAAGGCACGATTTTCATGGTGCTGTTTTAGTTGCAAAAAAAGGTAAAATTGTGTATTCCAATCAAGTTGGCTTTGCAGATTTTAGAAAAAAAATACCACTTAAAAATGAGTCGATATTTCAACTGGCTTCTGTAAGTAAACAATTTACAGCAGCTGCAATTATGCAGTTAAAAGAACAGCATAAAATTAAACTTGCGGATACAATAAATGTTTATTTGCCTGACTTTCCGTATAAAAACATTACAATCGCAAACTTATTGAATCATACTTCAGGTTTACCAAAATATTTTTGGGTAGCAGAACACGAATGGAAAGAAAAAAATGCGCCTTCAAATGCTGATTTGATGAAGATTTTACCATTCTCTAAAGCACAACGATTTTTTAAGCCAGGTCGTAATTTCGATTATTCAAATACGGGTTATTTTGTATTGGCTTCTATTGTAGAAAAAGTATCTGGGGTATCTTTTGGAGAATATCTCCACAAAAATATTTTTGAGCCTTTAGATATGCAAAACTCTTTTGTTTACAGTTATCAAAATGATACTGTAAGAAGAAATCAGTTAATAGGTTATCGACTTTACAGAGGTTGGAAACACATAAAAATTGGTAACACTGTAAATGATGCTATTGTTGGGGATAAAAATGTATACTCGAATGCCGAAGATTTATACAAGTGGACTGTGGCTTTAAATTCGGGCGAATTTCTTAATAAGGAATCTATAGCATTAATGTACACTCCAGGAAAAACTATTTACGGACGAAAAGTGCCTTATGGTTTTGGTTTTAGAATGGATAAGCTAAAGGAAGATTACGTTTATCATTATGGCAAATGGAATGGTTTTAGTACAGCTTTAACAAATTACATAAATGATGATGTAATTGTAATTATTTTAGAGCATACAAGTTATAATTCTTTAAGATATTTAAATCGAAAAGTAAAAGAAATTGTAAATAATAATTTGGATGTTTAG
- a CDS encoding DUF559 domain-containing protein codes for MILNRPITYISGISSQRAALFYTELGIKTCNDLLNFFPFRYIDKTQFYAIKDLQPNSSEVQIVGKITHVKSVAQKRGSRLVATFQDATGTMELVWFRGQKWIKDSLKVNEPYVVYGKLNHYNGSFSIPHPEMELVTEYKKKLQSKMQPVYPSTEKLTNAGVSNKLIRNYIQKLLQQIYDSLQETLSKEIIDDFKLMPKRDAYVNVHFPKSQESLAKAQNRLKFEELFFIQLQLLRKKLINKTKIKGFVFENVGPIFNEFYSEKLPFDLTNAQKRVLKEIRKDVASGAHMNRLLQGDVGSGKTIVALLSMLLAIDNGFQAAIMAPTEILANQHYIAVSELLQGMDIKVDILTGSVRTKKRKEIHANLEDGTLHILIGTHALLEDKVKFKNLGIAIIDEQHRFGVAQRAKLWKKGGPSQPSQREGAQTLRKKYMTSRPSVYKLMKELQLERKNKTKEAEQILWEQIKTKKLDVKFRRQHIIDEFIVDFICIEKNLIIEVDGKYHNTKEQQEADDLRTKILQELGFKVIRFTNEEVIGNIENTIIKITQQLKDISDKSLPSGEVGGAILPPHILVMTATPIPRTLAMSVYGDLDISVIDELPPGRKEVKTVHRFDSNRLSVFKFMKDEIAKGRQVYIVYPLIQESESMDYKDLMDGFESISREFPLPKYQISIVHGKMKPADKEHEMQRFVNHETQIMVATTVIEVGVNVPNASVMIIESSERFGLSQLHQLRGRVGRGADQSYCILLSSFKLSAEAKTRLKTMVETTDGFKIAEVDLKLRGPGNLMGTQQSGVLNLKIADVVKDSKILTAARNTAIQVLQEDPNLSKKENEPIYKAFVKMSKSSKIWSNIS; via the coding sequence TTGATTTTAAACAGACCCATTACATATATTTCTGGAATAAGTTCGCAAAGAGCTGCACTTTTTTATACAGAATTAGGTATAAAAACGTGTAATGATTTGCTTAATTTTTTTCCTTTTAGATATATTGATAAAACTCAATTTTATGCCATTAAAGATTTACAACCCAATTCTTCTGAAGTACAAATTGTAGGTAAAATAACCCATGTAAAATCGGTGGCACAAAAAAGAGGTAGCAGGTTAGTAGCTACTTTTCAAGATGCAACAGGAACCATGGAATTGGTTTGGTTTCGAGGGCAAAAATGGATCAAAGATTCTTTAAAAGTAAATGAACCTTATGTGGTTTACGGAAAACTGAATCATTATAATGGATCTTTTAGTATTCCACATCCAGAAATGGAGCTGGTTACAGAATACAAAAAAAAGTTGCAATCTAAAATGCAACCTGTATATCCATCCACAGAAAAATTAACAAATGCAGGTGTATCAAATAAATTGATTCGTAACTATATTCAGAAATTACTTCAACAAATCTACGATTCACTTCAAGAAACTTTATCAAAAGAAATTATTGATGATTTTAAGTTGATGCCAAAAAGAGACGCTTATGTAAATGTTCATTTTCCTAAAAGTCAAGAAAGTTTAGCGAAGGCGCAAAATCGCTTAAAGTTCGAAGAATTATTTTTTATTCAATTGCAATTATTACGAAAAAAACTCATCAACAAAACAAAAATAAAAGGATTTGTATTTGAAAATGTTGGTCCTATATTTAATGAGTTTTATAGTGAGAAGTTACCTTTCGATTTAACCAATGCACAAAAAAGAGTTTTAAAAGAAATTAGAAAAGATGTAGCTTCAGGAGCGCATATGAATCGACTTTTGCAAGGTGATGTTGGCTCAGGAAAAACAATTGTGGCTTTATTATCGATGTTGTTGGCAATTGACAATGGTTTTCAAGCTGCAATAATGGCTCCTACAGAAATTTTGGCAAATCAACATTATATTGCTGTTTCAGAACTATTGCAAGGAATGGATATTAAAGTTGATATTTTAACAGGCTCTGTAAGAACTAAAAAACGAAAAGAAATTCATGCTAACTTAGAAGATGGAACTTTACACATTTTAATAGGTACACATGCCTTGTTAGAAGATAAAGTAAAATTCAAAAATTTGGGAATTGCTATAATCGATGAACAACATAGGTTTGGAGTAGCTCAAAGAGCAAAGCTTTGGAAAAAAGGAGGCCCATCCCAACCTTCCCAAAGGGAAGGAGCCCAAACTTTGCGTAAAAAATATATGACTTCTCGTCCATCAGTGTATAAATTGATGAAGGAATTGCAATTGGAACGTAAAAACAAAACTAAAGAGGCTGAACAAATTCTTTGGGAACAAATAAAGACGAAAAAGTTAGATGTTAAATTCAGAAGACAACATATTATTGATGAGTTTATTGTTGATTTTATTTGTATCGAAAAAAACTTAATAATTGAAGTTGATGGCAAATATCACAATACAAAAGAACAGCAAGAAGCAGATGATTTAAGAACAAAAATTCTACAAGAATTAGGTTTCAAAGTAATTAGATTTACAAATGAAGAAGTAATAGGAAATATAGAAAACACAATAATAAAGATAACACAACAATTAAAAGACATCAGTGATAAAAGCCTCCCTTCTGGGGAGGTTGGAGGGGCCATTCTTCCTCCCCACATTTTAGTAATGACTGCAACCCCAATTCCTAGAACTTTGGCAATGTCTGTTTATGGTGATTTAGATATTTCTGTAATTGACGAATTGCCTCCAGGAAGAAAAGAAGTAAAAACCGTTCATAGATTTGATAGCAACAGATTATCGGTTTTTAAATTTATGAAAGATGAAATAGCAAAAGGCAGACAAGTTTACATCGTTTATCCGTTAATTCAGGAATCTGAAAGCATGGATTACAAAGATTTAATGGACGGATTTGAAAGTATCTCTCGCGAATTTCCCTTACCAAAATATCAAATAAGTATTGTGCATGGAAAAATGAAACCTGCAGATAAAGAACATGAAATGCAGCGTTTTGTAAATCACGAAACTCAAATTATGGTAGCAACAACTGTTATTGAAGTTGGTGTAAATGTGCCGAATGCAAGTGTTATGATTATTGAGAGTTCAGAGCGTTTTGGCTTGAGTCAACTGCATCAATTAAGAGGTAGAGTTGGTAGAGGAGCAGACCAAAGTTATTGTATTTTACTATCGAGTTTTAAATTATCTGCGGAAGCAAAAACACGATTAAAAACAATGGTTGAAACCACTGATGGTTTTAAAATTGCAGAAGTAGATTTAAAATTACGTGGACCAGGAAACTTAATGGGTACACAGCAAAGTGGCGTTTTAAACTTAAAAATTGCGGATGTTGTAAAAGATTCTAAAATTTTAACTGCTGCAAGAAATACAGCTATTCAAGTTTTGCAGGAAGATCCTAATTTATCAAAGAAAGAAAACGAACCAATTTACAAAGCTTTTGTTAAAATGAGTAAATCTTCTAAAATTTGGAGTAATATCAGTTAA